The proteins below come from a single Oryzias latipes chromosome 14, ASM223467v1 genomic window:
- the kcnj1 gene encoding ATP-sensitive inward rectifier potassium channel 1, protein MFQLFPGHIQPVGLRGRKTRLVTKDGHCNIEFGNIECSNHFAYLVDFWTTFVEIRWRFVLLLFVATFTGSWFVFSLLWYWIAKSNGDLVGQNRTEGHVQCIDNVNDLMTAFLYSLETQTTIGYGGRALTGHCAGTVALIVIQSLIGVFINCFMCGVILAKISLPKKRAKTVTFSDTAVICLKKESLCLLIRVANLRKTLLIGSQIYGKLLRTTTTPDGETIILDQVDVDFMVDAGKDNLFFVCPLTLYHIINKSSPFYELSADTLPQQDFELVVFLDGMAESTSSSCQVRTSYIPQEIQWGYSFLPIISRTKTGKYRVDFSNFSKSVQVTTPHCIQCSQADVDQKNHNKDGHSNQQKQGIDNPGFQIIEIHNPMDITKM, encoded by the coding sequence ATGTTCCAGCTGTTCCCCGGTCACATCCAGCCAGTTGGACTCCGAGGCCGTAAAACCCGTCTGGTGACCAAAGATGGGCATTGCAACATTGAGTTTGGCAACATTGAATGCAGTAATCACTTTGCATACCTGGTGGACTTCTGGACCACATTTGTGGAGATCCGTTGGCGGTTTGTCCTCTTGCTGTTTGTGGCAACATTTACAGGCAGCTGGTTCGTTTTCAGTCTTCTTTGGTACTGGATTGCAAAGAGTAACGGGGATTTGGTTGGACAGAACCGTACCGAGGGACACGTCCAGTGTATAGACAATGTTAACGACCTAATGACAGCGTTCCTGTACTCATTAGAGACCCAGACCACCATTGGATATGGCGGCAGGGCACTAACTGGGCACTGTGCTGGCACAGTGGCTCTGATCGTCATTCAGTCTCTAATCGGAGTCTTCATTAACTGTTTTATGTGCGGCGTCATCTTGGCCAAGATCTCCTTACCCAAAAAAAGGGCAAAGACGGTCACTTTCAGTGACACAGCTGTCATCTGTTTGAAGAAAGAAAGCTTGTGTCTCCTCATCAGAGTGGCTAATCTTCGCAAGACGTTACTGATTGGAAGCCAAATCTACGGAAAGCTGCTGAGAACGACAACCACACCAGATGGAGAGACCATCATATTGGATCAGGTGGACGTTGACTTCATGGTTGATGCTGGGAAGGATAACTTGTTCTTCGTCTGCCCTCTCACCCTCTACCACATCATCAACAAATCAAGTCCCTTCTACGAGCTGTCGGCGGACACTCTTCCTCAGCAGGACTTTGAACTGGTGGTCTTTTTGGACGGGATGGCCGAATCCACCAGTTCTTCCTGCCAAGTCCGAACCTCCTACATCCCTCAGGAGATTCAGTGGGGCTACAGCTTCCTGCCTATTATTTCTCGCACTAAGACAGGGAAGTACCGCGTGGATTTCTCCAACTTTTCCAAAAGCGTCCAGGTCACCACGCCTCACTGCATCCAGTGCTCTCAGGCAGATGTAGACCAGAAGAACCACAATAAAGACGGCCACAGTAACCAGCAGAAGCAGGGCATCGACAACCCGGGGTTCCAAATAATCGAAATTCACAACCCGATGGACATCACCAAAATGTGA